From the Syntrophorhabdaceae bacterium genome, one window contains:
- a CDS encoding HDOD domain-containing protein, translating to MNQVDTNTIRSSIERLNALPTIPNILKKLLKMLENPSTSLNDIGHFISHDPVITSKVLRMINSPIYGFPGRISSVNQAVILLGLNVVKGMLLSVSVYDIMKKVMVGLWEHSLACAIASRLMAKKKGLKETEESSIAGLLHDIGKVALLLQFKDSYESAIKLAERKGFAIMEAEKEVFIIDHAKAGEWMSEKWSFPKNLIEIIGYHHKPNVSKNFPLETSIVHFADILVRGRGFGFAGDKTVPPVNEIAWTILGFSNKDIKDILKELEESMEIANELFIE from the coding sequence ATGAATCAAGTTGATACAAATACTATTCGAAGTAGTATAGAAAGACTAAATGCACTCCCTACTATACCAAACATATTAAAAAAGCTTTTAAAGATGCTTGAAAATCCATCTACCTCCCTCAATGACATAGGTCATTTTATCTCCCACGATCCTGTTATAACATCAAAGGTATTAAGAATGATAAATTCCCCTATATATGGGTTTCCAGGAAGGATATCTTCGGTAAATCAGGCCGTCATCCTCCTCGGTCTCAACGTTGTTAAAGGCATGCTTCTAAGTGTTTCTGTTTATGATATTATGAAAAAGGTAATGGTTGGACTGTGGGAGCATTCTCTTGCCTGTGCCATTGCATCAAGGTTAATGGCAAAAAAGAAAGGATTAAAAGAAACAGAGGAATCATCTATTGCAGGGCTTCTCCATGACATAGGAAAGGTAGCACTATTATTACAATTTAAGGATTCTTATGAAAGTGCCATAAAATTGGCTGAGAGAAAAGGCTTTGCAATAATGGAGGCTGAAAAGGAGGTCTTCATTATAGACCATGCAAAGGCTGGCGAATGGATGTCGGAAAAGTGGAGTTTCCCAAAGAATCTTATAGAGATTATAGGCTATCATCACAAGCCTAATGTTTCAAAAAACTTTCCCCTTGAGACATCTATAGTCCATTTTGCCGACATATTGGTTAGGGGAAGAGGTTTTGGTTTTGCCGGTGACAAGACAGTCCCTCCTGTCAATGAAATCGCATGGACTATCCTTGGGTTCAGCAATAAAGATATAAAGGACATATTAAAGGAATTGGAAGAATCAATGGAAATAGCCAATGAACTTTTCATCGAATAA
- a CDS encoding Fe-S-containing hydro-lyase, translating into MDIKVITTPLDDEVIKGLKAGDKIFLSGHIYTARDAAHKRFVDSLERGESLPIDIKGQIIYYCGPSPAPPGKVIGACGPTTSSRMDAYAPKLLSLGLKGMIGKGKRSQAVKDAISQYNAVYFGATGGAGALLSKSVISSEVVAYEDLGPEAVVKLGVDKMPLFVINDIYGNDLYEMGTARYKR; encoded by the coding sequence ATGGATATCAAGGTAATCACCACACCACTCGATGATGAGGTGATAAAAGGATTAAAGGCAGGTGATAAGATTTTTTTAAGTGGCCATATATATACTGCCAGAGATGCAGCCCATAAGAGGTTTGTTGACTCCCTTGAAAGAGGCGAAAGCCTTCCTATAGATATTAAGGGACAGATTATTTACTATTGCGGTCCTTCTCCTGCTCCACCGGGTAAGGTTATAGGTGCATGTGGGCCCACTACAAGTTCGAGAATGGACGCCTATGCACCAAAACTCCTTTCATTGGGTTTGAAAGGTATGATAGGAAAAGGTAAAAGGTCTCAGGCAGTAAAGGATGCTATTTCGCAGTATAATGCCGTTTATTTCGGGGCAACAGGTGGTGCTGGTGCCCTTCTTTCAAAAAGCGTAATATCCTCAGAGGTTGTGGCATATGAGGATTTAGGCCCAGAGGCTGTGGTAAAACTTGGTGTTGATAAAATGCCCCTTTTTGTGATTAATGATATATACGGTAATGACCTTTATGAGATGGGGACTGCCCGATATAAAAGATAG
- a CDS encoding RlmE family RNA methyltransferase, which translates to MKKNELKDTFFKKAKKDGYRARSIYKLEEIQGRYKLIKKGDRVLDLGCSPGSFLQYISHTVGEKGRVIGIDILPTQPINKTNIKTFQVDIKKVDVKEIMAEASIEIFDTITCDIAPNLTGIRETDDKNIYEIYEAARNIVHISLKKDGNFIFKSFFTDIFKPMATELRTMFKKVIIYKPEASRTSSSEVYIICQGKIQGP; encoded by the coding sequence ATGAAAAAAAATGAACTTAAGGATACATTTTTTAAAAAGGCAAAGAAAGATGGCTATAGGGCAAGAAGTATTTATAAACTTGAAGAGATACAGGGTAGATATAAACTTATAAAAAAGGGCGATCGTGTCCTTGACCTCGGTTGTTCACCTGGCAGTTTTCTCCAATATATATCCCACACAGTGGGAGAAAAGGGCCGTGTAATTGGAATAGATATACTGCCTACTCAACCTATTAATAAAACAAACATCAAGACCTTTCAGGTTGATATAAAAAAGGTTGATGTAAAAGAGATTATGGCCGAGGCTTCCATAGAAATATTTGACACTATAACATGCGATATAGCACCCAATCTTACAGGCATACGTGAGACAGATGATAAAAACATCTATGAAATATACGAGGCAGCGAGAAATATTGTCCATATCTCATTGAAAAAAGATGGTAATTTTATCTTCAAATCATTTTTTACAGATATCTTCAAACCTATGGCAACAGAGCTGAGAACAATGTTCAAAAAGGTGATCATCTATAAACCTGAGGCATCGAGGACATCCAGTTCTGAGGTCTATATCATATGTCAGGGTAAAATCCAAGGTCCCTGA
- a CDS encoding CDP-alcohol phosphatidyltransferase family protein, with translation MISAKFGHSLDPFIIKIYRFFFKDRIINPNILTILGLFFSYLSCIFTALGYIFIAGLALLISGFFDLLDGALARVSKKVTSFGGFLDSVLDRYSDLFILYGILIFFLRRSQVFWCLITAMAMIGIAIIPYAKARAEAASIKCNTGLLERPERLIILLIGMFFHILDYAIVVLAVLSHITVIQRIMFVWKQAYKSQ, from the coding sequence TTGATCAGCGCTAAGTTCGGGCACTCTCTTGACCCATTCATAATAAAGATTTATCGTTTTTTTTTCAAAGACCGTATCATAAATCCCAATATTTTAACAATACTCGGATTGTTTTTCAGCTATCTTTCCTGTATTTTTACCGCCCTCGGTTATATATTTATAGCAGGTTTAGCCCTTCTAATATCTGGTTTTTTTGATCTTCTTGACGGTGCATTAGCGAGGGTTTCAAAGAAGGTAACGTCTTTTGGCGGCTTTCTTGATTCAGTCCTGGATAGATATTCAGATTTGTTTATACTATATGGTATCCTTATATTCTTTTTAAGGAGGTCTCAAGTTTTTTGGTGTCTCATAACAGCGATGGCAATGATAGGTATAGCCATCATACCTTATGCAAAGGCAAGGGCTGAAGCAGCATCTATCAAATGTAATACAGGATTACTCGAAAGACCTGAAAGATTGATTATCCTTTTAATTGGCATGTTTTTCCATATCCTTGATTATGCCATAGTTGTCCTTGCAGTATTATCTCATATAACTGTGATACAGAGAATAATGTTTGTATGGAAGCAGGCTTACAAGTCTCAATAG
- a CDS encoding DUF4139 domain-containing protein, with product MNYLTRALKGIFFIFLIVLVMEFYGYASASEKRDSGVEDQINLEVTVYNSNIGLVKDKRSLKLDKKGLVELRFMDVASKIIPESVSIKPITNPNNFFVLEQNYEYDLLNPMKLVDKYVGKQVKLLYKNPYTDKEQVVTATVLSNNDNNPVYKIGNEITFNYPGRILFPEVPADLISKPTLVWLLDNRVISKQELEVLYLTNGINWRADYVLVLNDKDTRSDLSGWVTIDNKSGTSYSNAVLKLVAGDVHRVKPKRIAMEADIAFAKSAAAPQFKEEAFFEYHIYTLDRRSTIKNNQTKQISLLSAQNIPIKKEFIYSGRDYYLLNLYREIIKTDKVGVYIEISNKKENNLGMPLPKGTIRVYKYDTQGSLQFVGEDSIEHTPKDEKINIKLGDAFDVVASRKQMSYEKISKNVIEVAFEISLRNHKKEDITVKVIEQMTGDWKILESSHEYQKQDAFRITFHVPVKKDKEEKLTYKARIKF from the coding sequence ATGAATTATTTAACCCGCGCGCTAAAAGGCATATTTTTTATTTTTTTGATAGTGCTTGTTATGGAGTTTTATGGGTATGCATCTGCATCAGAAAAACGGGATTCAGGTGTGGAAGATCAGATAAATCTTGAGGTTACCGTGTATAACAGCAATATAGGACTCGTAAAGGACAAGAGGAGCTTAAAACTTGATAAAAAAGGTTTAGTTGAACTGAGATTTATGGATGTGGCTTCCAAGATAATCCCTGAAAGCGTGAGTATCAAACCTATAACAAATCCTAATAATTTTTTTGTCCTTGAACAGAATTATGAATATGACCTTTTAAACCCCATGAAACTTGTGGATAAGTATGTGGGTAAACAGGTTAAACTTTTATATAAAAATCCTTACACCGATAAAGAGCAGGTGGTTACAGCCACAGTGCTTTCCAATAATGACAATAATCCTGTATATAAAATAGGCAACGAGATTACCTTTAATTATCCTGGTAGGATTTTATTCCCTGAGGTCCCGGCAGACCTCATATCGAAACCCACACTTGTATGGCTCCTTGATAATAGGGTTATATCCAAACAGGAACTGGAGGTTTTATATCTTACCAATGGCATAAATTGGCGTGCAGACTATGTCCTTGTCTTAAATGATAAGGATACAAGGTCAGACCTTTCAGGTTGGGTAACCATAGATAATAAAAGCGGAACATCATACAGCAATGCAGTTTTGAAACTCGTTGCCGGTGATGTCCATAGGGTAAAGCCAAAACGTATTGCAATGGAGGCCGATATTGCCTTTGCAAAGAGCGCTGCTGCCCCACAATTCAAGGAAGAGGCTTTTTTTGAGTATCATATATACACACTCGATAGAAGATCTACAATTAAAAATAACCAGACTAAGCAGATAAGCCTGTTGAGCGCACAGAATATACCCATCAAAAAAGAGTTTATATACAGTGGCAGGGATTATTATCTTTTGAATCTTTATAGGGAGATAATAAAGACGGATAAGGTGGGTGTATATATAGAGATTTCCAATAAAAAGGAGAATAATTTAGGTATGCCTTTGCCAAAAGGGACAATCAGAGTCTATAAATACGACACCCAGGGCAGTCTCCAGTTTGTGGGTGAAGACTCTATAGAACATACCCCTAAGGATGAAAAGATAAACATTAAACTTGGTGATGCCTTTGATGTAGTGGCATCAAGAAAGCAGATGAGCTATGAAAAGATATCAAAAAATGTCATAGAGGTTGCCTTTGAAATATCTCTGAGAAACCACAAAAAAGAAGATATAACAGTGAAGGTTATAGAGCAGATGACAGGGGACTGGAAGATACTTGAGTCCTCCCATGAGTATCAAAAACAGGATGCCTTTCGTATCACCTTTCATGTCCCTGTAAAAAAGGACAAAGAAGAAAAATTGACATATAAGGCAAGGATCAAGTTTTAA
- a CDS encoding DUF72 domain-containing protein, translating to MGSHHIGTSGFSFEDWKGEVYPKNIKNHDMLPFYEKELGFDTLEVNFTYYALPTHKTMESFYRRTSDDFTFFVKGYKGFTHTKKDEGFKGLCNTFREGLKPLGKKLKGILFQFPYAFKPTEDNIKYLEAIKDEFIDFESVIEFRNEMWLKDRYIDFLKAMSLGICIVDEPKLKGLMPYHPVLTSKTGYFRFHGRNENWFNAPSEVKYDYLYSEEELKGFAPSIRAITEKSYVTFIYFNNCHLGKAVRNAWRLKELLKGN from the coding sequence ATGGGTAGTCATCATATAGGGACAAGCGGTTTCTCATTTGAAGATTGGAAGGGCGAGGTCTATCCTAAGAACATTAAAAATCATGATATGCTTCCTTTTTACGAAAAAGAGCTGGGTTTTGATACCCTTGAAGTCAATTTTACCTATTATGCCCTTCCAACTCACAAAACTATGGAATCATTCTATAGGAGGACATCAGATGATTTTACCTTTTTTGTAAAAGGTTATAAAGGATTTACGCATACAAAAAAAGATGAGGGATTTAAGGGTTTATGCAATACATTCAGAGAGGGATTAAAGCCTCTGGGCAAGAAGCTCAAAGGCATTTTATTCCAGTTTCCCTATGCCTTTAAACCAACAGAGGATAATATCAAATACCTTGAGGCTATTAAAGATGAATTCATTGATTTTGAATCTGTTATTGAATTCAGAAATGAAATGTGGCTCAAGGATAGATATATTGATTTTCTTAAGGCCATGTCTTTGGGGATATGTATTGTGGACGAGCCTAAATTAAAAGGCCTTATGCCTTATCATCCTGTTCTTACCTCTAAGACCGGGTATTTTCGTTTTCATGGAAGGAATGAAAACTGGTTTAATGCACCTTCTGAAGTAAAGTATGACTACCTTTATTCAGAAGAAGAATTAAAGGGTTTTGCCCCTTCCATAAGAGCAATAACAGAAAAATCATATGTTACATTTATATATTTCAATAACTGTCACCTCGGAAAGGCAGTAAGAAACGCATGGAGGCTTAAGGAGCTATTAAAAGGGAACTGA
- a CDS encoding GGDEF domain-containing protein: MEKIIIITKDNQIKKQVEKTLANKFEYEFLEDINHIFNFFYDEIPDGVIIDMQSQDYNLFNIVNQIKSDPIFGSISFVAIINNNQSFPEVDKIFIDDYIKIQDIETDLVFRIKLSLSKSRRITEVNPLTRLPGNISIDREIQERLLRKEEFAIAYCDIDNFKPFNDKYGFGRGDEVIKATGRLILNIIKVREPNRSFVGHIGGDDFVFLMTPDKIADASKAIIDAFDKIIPTFYDIEDKEKGFIESIDRQGKNRLFALMTLSIGITHNRYNQFSHYGEIKEVASKMKSYAKKFKGSCFKIDERRGLQE; this comes from the coding sequence ATGGAAAAAATTATAATAATTACGAAAGATAATCAGATAAAAAAGCAGGTAGAAAAGACATTAGCAAACAAGTTTGAATATGAATTTCTCGAAGATATAAATCATATATTCAACTTTTTCTACGATGAGATCCCTGATGGCGTCATCATTGATATGCAGAGTCAAGATTACAACCTTTTCAATATAGTGAATCAGATAAAATCAGACCCTATATTTGGTTCTATATCTTTTGTTGCTATTATAAATAATAATCAATCCTTTCCTGAAGTAGACAAAATATTTATAGATGATTATATCAAGATTCAAGACATTGAAACAGATCTGGTCTTTAGAATAAAGTTATCATTATCTAAATCAAGGAGAATCACCGAGGTAAATCCTTTAACAAGGCTACCAGGGAATATATCCATAGACAGAGAAATACAGGAAAGGCTCTTAAGGAAAGAGGAATTCGCTATCGCCTATTGTGATATAGACAATTTTAAGCCGTTCAATGATAAATACGGTTTTGGTAGAGGCGATGAAGTGATTAAGGCAACAGGAAGATTGATATTGAATATTATAAAGGTCCGAGAACCTAATAGGTCTTTTGTAGGACATATAGGTGGCGATGATTTTGTATTTCTTATGACACCAGACAAAATAGCAGATGCATCCAAAGCTATAATAGATGCCTTTGACAAGATCATACCCACCTTTTATGATATAGAAGATAAAGAAAAAGGTTTTATAGAATCTATAGATAGGCAGGGCAAAAATAGGTTATTCGCTTTAATGACCTTATCCATAGGAATTACGCACAATAGATACAACCAATTCTCTCATTATGGCGAGATAAAAGAAGTTGCTTCAAAAATGAAATCTTATGCAAAGAAATTCAAGGGTAGTTGCTTCAAGATTGATGAAAGGCGTGGTCTGCAAGAATAA
- a CDS encoding EF-hand domain-containing protein produces the protein MNILLIVFLFTSIISFTPSYVFSKNYINGQVIKVNVDSNTVILRIGGRPINLDVSNASFKGYGNINDIKTGDWLKIVYTPLGARVLKSSKKQSEVKQTEVIEEKVTRKKKQRLQAKFERPKTQGYSFRDIDNNKDGKITPVELSVIMPNITMEKFKEYDKNGDGYLDASEYLVILRNR, from the coding sequence TTGAACATCTTACTAATTGTATTTCTTTTTACAAGCATTATATCTTTTACGCCCTCTTATGTCTTTTCAAAAAACTATATAAACGGGCAGGTAATAAAGGTCAATGTGGATAGCAATACGGTTATATTAAGAATAGGTGGTAGGCCTATCAACCTTGATGTGTCAAACGCCTCTTTTAAAGGATATGGAAACATAAACGATATAAAAACAGGTGACTGGCTAAAGATAGTCTATACCCCATTAGGCGCAAGGGTATTAAAATCATCGAAAAAACAGTCAGAAGTTAAACAGACTGAGGTGATAGAGGAAAAGGTTACAAGAAAGAAAAAACAAAGATTACAGGCAAAATTCGAGAGACCAAAGACACAGGGTTATAGCTTCAGGGATATAGATAATAACAAGGATGGAAAGATAACACCAGTAGAACTGAGCGTAATAATGCCTAACATTACTATGGAAAAATTTAAAGAATATGACAAAAATGGCGATGGGTATCTTGATGCCTCTGAGTATTTGGTAATTCTAAGAAACAGATAA
- a CDS encoding PxxKW family cysteine-rich protein has product MQCQTLKPGIECIFMKKTGCSYNGGQCYTIIESCEGCARIVEFETGKYCSSFPYPAQKWQKGSCPMATHVKKAQKVEEQKINPLKASKRSAGKK; this is encoded by the coding sequence ATGCAGTGCCAAACATTAAAACCTGGAATCGAGTGTATCTTCATGAAAAAGACAGGATGTTCATATAATGGAGGTCAATGTTACACCATTATAGAAAGCTGTGAAGGTTGTGCAAGAATAGTAGAGTTTGAAACAGGCAAATATTGCTCAAGTTTTCCATATCCTGCACAAAAATGGCAGAAAGGTTCATGCCCCATGGCAACCCATGTAAAAAAGGCCCAAAAAGTAGAAGAACAGAAGATCAATCCTTTAAAAGCCTCAAAACGAAGTGCAGGAAAGAAATAA
- a CDS encoding inositol-3-phosphate synthase, with protein sequence MGEIRIALAGIGNCASALIQGLNYYSEKKDKVIGLMHYSICGYEPGDIKVVAAFDIDKRKVGKPLKEAIFSPPNCTKIFYNNIKNTDVMVSMGNVLDGVSPHMKDYPEERTFVVSDQRPVDVKKVLMESGAEIFLNYLPVGSENAARFYAQCCLNTGVSFINCIPVFIASDKEWASRFMEKNIPIIGDDVKSQIGATIIHRMLTKLFSDRGVRIDRTYQLNTGGNTDFLNMLNRDRLVSKKISKTEAVQSILNDPLPPDCIHVGPSDYVPWQNDNKVCFMRIEGRIFGDVPMNMELRLSVEDSPNSAGCIIDAIRCCKVARDRKIGGVLESISAYTMKHPIKQIPDDIARDMVEEFIQGKRER encoded by the coding sequence ATGGGAGAGATACGTATTGCTTTAGCAGGGATTGGAAATTGTGCCAGTGCGCTTATTCAGGGGCTGAATTACTATTCAGAAAAAAAAGATAAAGTTATAGGGCTCATGCATTATTCAATTTGTGGTTATGAACCCGGTGATATAAAGGTTGTTGCTGCATTCGATATAGACAAACGCAAAGTAGGGAAGCCTCTGAAAGAGGCCATATTTTCGCCACCAAATTGCACAAAGATATTTTATAATAATATCAAAAACACTGATGTGATGGTTTCCATGGGCAATGTTCTTGATGGTGTATCACCTCATATGAAGGATTATCCTGAAGAGAGGACCTTTGTTGTTTCTGATCAAAGGCCTGTTGATGTAAAGAAGGTTTTAATGGAAAGCGGAGCAGAGATCTTTTTAAACTACCTCCCTGTAGGTTCAGAAAATGCGGCAAGATTTTATGCCCAGTGCTGCCTTAATACAGGCGTAAGTTTTATTAATTGTATCCCTGTTTTTATTGCCTCTGATAAAGAATGGGCATCAAGATTTATGGAAAAGAATATCCCTATTATCGGTGATGATGTCAAGTCACAGATAGGTGCCACTATAATACACAGGATGCTTACAAAGCTTTTCAGTGATAGAGGTGTCCGAATAGACAGGACTTATCAATTAAACACAGGTGGAAATACTGATTTTCTTAATATGCTCAATAGAGACAGGCTCGTTTCAAAAAAGATATCCAAGACAGAGGCTGTCCAGTCTATACTTAATGACCCATTGCCCCCTGACTGCATTCATGTAGGTCCATCTGATTATGTTCCATGGCAAAATGACAATAAGGTCTGTTTTATGAGGATCGAGGGTAGGATATTTGGGGATGTGCCTATGAATATGGAACTCAGATTGTCTGTGGAAGATTCACCCAATAGTGCCGGGTGCATCATTGATGCCATAAGATGTTGTAAGGTAGCAAGGGATAGAAAGATTGGAGGGGTTCTCGAATCTATCTCGGCCTATACAATGAAACACCCTATAAAGCAGATACCAGATGACATTGCCAGGGACATGGTAGAAGAGTTCATCCAGGGAAAAAGGGAGAGATAG
- the bioB gene encoding biotin synthase BioB, whose protein sequence is MDYGIEALKDKAIKKKNINYDDAMRLYAAGLNRPFVLFAAASEIMEFFKSKKITLCSIVNAKSGLCPEDCKFCAQSSHHTTDADIYPLLSSEELIKRAEAAKSQGAGMFGIVTSGTQIATEEEWATIEEAIKGINAIGIKPCGSLGMLSESDARRLKDAGLFRYHHNLETARSNFDNICTTHRYEEDIETVKNAKKAGLSTCCGGIIGLGESMEQRIELAFTIKELDVDSVPINILNPIKGTPLENQPLLSPMEILITLAILRFILPDKDIKVCGGKEKNLRQLLPLTIVAGCNSLMTGNYLTTLGRNAESDIEMIRDLGFYPDI, encoded by the coding sequence ATGGATTATGGAATTGAGGCATTAAAGGATAAGGCAATAAAAAAAAAGAATATAAATTACGATGATGCCATGAGATTGTATGCCGCAGGTTTAAATAGACCTTTTGTGCTATTTGCCGCTGCTTCAGAGATTATGGAATTTTTTAAAAGTAAGAAAATCACTCTCTGTTCTATTGTAAATGCAAAATCCGGTCTATGTCCTGAAGATTGTAAATTTTGTGCCCAATCAAGCCATCACACAACAGATGCAGACATATATCCACTTCTTTCTTCAGAAGAGTTGATAAAAAGGGCTGAGGCTGCTAAAAGCCAGGGCGCTGGTATGTTCGGGATAGTAACCAGTGGGACCCAGATTGCTACAGAGGAAGAATGGGCTACCATAGAAGAGGCAATAAAAGGTATTAATGCCATTGGTATTAAACCATGTGGTTCTTTGGGTATGCTGAGTGAATCAGATGCAAGGAGACTAAAAGATGCAGGGCTCTTTAGATACCATCACAACCTTGAGACGGCCAGGAGTAATTTTGACAATATATGCACAACTCATCGATATGAAGAAGATATAGAAACTGTAAAAAATGCAAAAAAGGCAGGGCTTAGCACATGCTGCGGCGGCATAATAGGCCTTGGAGAGTCCATGGAGCAACGTATAGAGCTGGCATTCACCATAAAGGAACTGGATGTAGACTCTGTGCCTATAAATATACTAAACCCCATAAAAGGTACACCCCTGGAGAATCAACCCCTTCTTTCACCCATGGAAATTCTTATCACCCTTGCAATATTAAGATTTATACTCCCTGATAAGGATATAAAGGTTTGTGGGGGAAAGGAAAAAAATCTTAGACAGTTATTGCCCCTAACAATCGTGGCAGGGTGTAATTCATTGATGACGGGTAACTATCTTACTACACTTGGAAGAAATGCTGAATCGGATATAGAGATGATCAGGGACCTTGGATTTTACCCTGACATATGA
- a CDS encoding fumarate hydratase, with protein MREIHTDEIISALENLFIDANINLSQFVLDTFAKAIDREESPVSKEVLRELINNAEIASKDNIPICQDTGLAVTFLEIGQDVHIVGANLEDAVAEGVRRAYKKGYLRKSCCDPFTRKNTGDNTPPILHIKIVPGERIRIVVLPKGGGSENYGEVRMLIPSQGREGVKSFVLEMVKKGGPNPCPPIIVGVGIGGNFETSALLSKEALMVPIGERNKDPVLAELEEELLEEINKTGIGPQGYGGTVTALDVHVKSMPCHLASLPVAVNIQCHAHRIKETMI; from the coding sequence ATGAGAGAGATACACACAGATGAGATTATATCTGCTTTAGAAAATCTTTTTATAGATGCCAATATAAACCTGTCTCAATTTGTCCTGGATACATTTGCCAAGGCAATAGACAGGGAAGAATCTCCTGTAAGCAAAGAGGTATTGAGGGAACTTATTAACAATGCAGAGATAGCAAGTAAAGATAATATACCCATATGTCAGGATACAGGGCTTGCAGTCACATTCCTTGAGATAGGTCAGGATGTCCACATAGTGGGGGCAAATCTTGAAGATGCTGTTGCAGAGGGTGTAAGGAGGGCATACAAAAAGGGTTACCTCAGGAAATCATGCTGCGACCCATTTACAAGAAAAAATACAGGTGATAACACCCCACCTATTTTGCATATAAAGATTGTCCCAGGTGAGAGGATTAGAATTGTGGTGTTGCCAAAAGGTGGTGGAAGTGAGAATTATGGAGAGGTAAGGATGTTGATACCATCTCAGGGTAGAGAAGGTGTAAAATCATTTGTCCTTGAAATGGTAAAAAAAGGTGGACCAAATCCATGTCCTCCTATTATAGTGGGCGTTGGTATTGGGGGCAACTTTGAGACATCTGCCCTTTTATCCAAAGAGGCGCTTATGGTGCCCATAGGTGAAAGGAATAAGGATCCTGTATTGGCAGAACTTGAAGAGGAACTTCTTGAGGAGATAAATAAAACAGGAATAGGCCCTCAGGGTTACGGAGGAACCGTAACTGCCCTGGATGTCCATGTAAAATCCATGCCATGTCACCTTGCATCTCTGCCGGTTGCTGTGAATATTCAGTGTCATGCCCATAGGATTAAAGAGACAATGATATAG